Proteins encoded in a region of the Chryseobacterium piperi genome:
- a CDS encoding class I lanthipeptide, with protein MKTNKFSALQLNKKSIAKLNDTQLTSVKGGNRGNQLEDNCTNGGITCSTAGSTIIIKDQVS; from the coding sequence ATGAAAACAAACAAATTTTCAGCATTACAATTAAACAAAAAATCAATTGCAAAATTAAATGACACTCAATTAACTTCTGTAAAAGGAGGGAATAGAGGTAATCAATTAGAAGATAACTGTACTAACGGAGGTATCACTTGTTCAACTGCAGGATCTACCATTATCATCAAAGATCAAGTATCTTAA
- a CDS encoding class I lanthipeptide, with product MKTNKFSALQLNKKSIAKLNDTQLTSVKGGNRGNQLEADCTNGGITCSTAGSTIIIKDQVS from the coding sequence ATGAAAACAAACAAATTTTCAGCATTACAATTAAACAAAAAATCAATTGCAAAATTAAATGACACTCAATTAACTTCTGTAAAAGGAGGGAATAGAGGTAATCAATTAGAAGCAGATTGTACTAACGGAGGTATCACTTGCTCAACTGCAGGATCTACTATTATCATCAAAGATCAAGTATCTTAA
- a CDS encoding outer membrane beta-barrel family protein: protein MTIKVSITALFFLGLNTLFTAQSISGKITNNKGEAIPYAEVSAEYQKEKFYTITNASGNYTLKVSKNNDYTLNVFNNGAKVYTHSLTVKGDINKDVIINEEVKEKEIQGVVLTSRKKIIEQKVDRMVFNLENSIASQGMSGADALRNTPLIRMDDQQGVSIVGKSGVSVMINGKMLNLSGSELTNYLQSLRSDDISKIEVITTPPAKYEAQGNSGLINIILKKNTNFGWSGSLNTSYQRNTKDGFRNGVNINYRTNKLNSSLKLRHYDNGYSPVGSRDLISDVNKIFTEEKREDRTYGLGLNYSLDYEINKNSNIGVIYDYGSSRYTMDSRNRSRYFTGLVPDSTLNTHAMHKWMTPTHTLSAYYDLKLDTLGKKLSVVGNLLNNQPNKTNDFVTTNLLNLNESIVRNESLLKYNVFSGQADLSLPYDWGTVETGGKYTFLKNKSNVGYYEYLSGRYVINPENSNVFDYEEQNYALYASLEKKFGKKWVAKAGLRYEYTTLEGTNDDGQNNIKNNYGKFFPSLYISYNPNANHSLSVKYSRRITRPDFQSLNPFRWYTNPYIYYTGNSSLQPSFNDNVEVSYTFKNKLTISAYNQYTQNGYSSIARLLNGVYSNRVENSYDQNKIGLNLTYYDTFFKVWEFSANMNASNGRTSPLIPELQEISVNSFLYSFYNTIAVNKSKTVFVMLNFWHSLPFTFGSTYVKDQLEFSPGIKASLFNKQLQLSAVLSDAFRTVKNNGYTEYSGYRENFNQYNDYRRFTFSLTYIFGNSKVKGASKSIRFDEKSRAN, encoded by the coding sequence ATGACGATTAAGGTATCTATTACTGCATTATTCTTTTTAGGACTAAACACACTTTTCACTGCGCAAAGTATTTCCGGAAAAATCACCAATAATAAGGGAGAGGCAATTCCTTATGCGGAGGTGTCGGCGGAATATCAGAAAGAGAAATTTTATACTATTACGAATGCGAGCGGAAATTATACTTTAAAGGTATCTAAGAATAACGATTATACTTTAAATGTTTTTAACAATGGAGCAAAAGTATACACGCATTCACTTACTGTAAAAGGTGATATAAACAAAGATGTAATCATTAATGAAGAAGTAAAAGAAAAAGAAATTCAAGGGGTTGTTTTAACTTCAAGAAAAAAGATAATAGAACAGAAAGTTGATAGAATGGTTTTTAATTTAGAAAATTCTATTGCTTCTCAAGGAATGAGCGGAGCAGACGCATTGAGAAATACACCTCTTATAAGAATGGATGATCAACAAGGTGTTTCAATTGTTGGTAAAAGTGGAGTAAGTGTTATGATTAATGGTAAAATGCTTAACCTTTCCGGAAGTGAGCTGACAAACTATCTGCAATCTTTACGTTCAGATGACATTTCAAAAATTGAAGTGATCACCACACCACCAGCAAAATATGAAGCACAAGGAAATAGTGGATTGATTAATATAATTCTGAAAAAGAATACCAATTTCGGATGGAGTGGGAGTTTGAATACATCATATCAGAGAAATACAAAAGATGGTTTCAGAAATGGAGTAAATATAAATTACCGTACGAATAAATTAAATTCATCATTAAAGTTAAGACATTATGATAATGGATATTCGCCGGTAGGAAGCAGAGACCTTATAAGTGATGTTAATAAAATATTCACAGAAGAAAAAAGAGAAGACAGAACATATGGTTTAGGTTTAAATTATAGTCTTGATTACGAGATTAATAAAAACTCTAATATAGGTGTGATCTATGATTATGGAAGTTCCAGATATACAATGGATTCTCGTAATAGAAGCCGCTACTTTACAGGTTTGGTACCTGACTCTACTTTGAATACTCATGCCATGCATAAATGGATGACTCCTACTCATACTTTGTCTGCCTATTATGATTTAAAACTGGATACTTTAGGAAAAAAACTAAGTGTTGTAGGTAATTTATTAAATAATCAGCCAAATAAAACGAATGATTTTGTTACTACAAACCTTTTAAATTTAAATGAATCGATTGTACGGAATGAGAGTTTATTAAAGTACAACGTATTTTCTGGACAAGCAGATCTTTCATTACCATATGATTGGGGAACCGTGGAAACAGGAGGAAAATATACTTTTCTGAAAAATAAATCAAATGTAGGGTATTATGAATATTTGTCTGGACGATATGTGATCAACCCGGAAAACAGTAATGTATTTGATTATGAAGAGCAGAACTATGCATTATATGCAAGCCTTGAGAAGAAGTTTGGAAAGAAATGGGTTGCAAAAGCAGGTTTAAGATATGAATACACTACGTTGGAGGGTACTAATGATGATGGTCAAAATAACATTAAAAATAATTATGGAAAGTTTTTCCCATCGTTATATATAAGTTATAATCCTAATGCAAATCATTCATTGTCTGTCAAGTATTCCAGAAGAATTACCAGACCGGATTTTCAGTCGCTTAATCCTTTTAGATGGTATACGAACCCTTACATCTATTATACAGGAAACAGTTCATTGCAACCCTCATTCAATGATAATGTTGAAGTAAGCTATACTTTTAAAAATAAACTTACAATTTCGGCATATAATCAATATACACAGAACGGGTACAGTAGTATTGCAAGGTTGTTAAATGGAGTCTACAGTAATAGAGTGGAAAACAGTTATGATCAGAATAAAATTGGGCTAAACCTTACCTATTATGATACCTTTTTCAAAGTTTGGGAATTTTCAGCAAACATGAATGCTTCTAATGGTCGAACGAGTCCATTAATCCCTGAGCTTCAGGAAATATCTGTGAACTCTTTTCTGTATTCATTTTATAATACCATCGCTGTTAATAAATCTAAAACGGTATTTGTTATGCTAAATTTCTGGCACTCTCTACCATTTACTTTTGGCAGCACCTATGTTAAAGATCAATTGGAGTTTTCTCCTGGAATAAAAGCTTCCTTATTTAATAAGCAACTTCAGTTGAGTGCAGTATTGAGTGATGCTTTCAGGACGGTTAAAAACAATGGTTATACAGAGTATTCGGGATATAGAGAAAATTTTAATCAATACAATGATTATAGAAGATTCACTTTTAGTCTTACCTACATTTTCGGAAATAGTAAGGTAAAAGGAGCTTCAAAAAGTATACGGTTTGATGAAAAAAGCCGAGCAAATTAG
- a CDS encoding class I lanthipeptide — translation MKTNKFSALQLNKKSIAKLNDSQLTSVKGGSRENQVAADCSNGGITCSTAGSTIIVQTQVS, via the coding sequence ATGAAAACAAACAAATTTTCAGCATTACAATTAAACAAAAAATCAATTGCAAAATTAAATGACTCTCAATTAACTTCTGTAAAAGGAGGCAGTAGAGAAAATCAAGTAGCTGCAGACTGTAGTAACGGAGGTATTACTTGTTCAACTGCAGGATCTACAATTATTGTTCAAACGCAGGTGTCTTAA
- a CDS encoding acyl-CoA--6-aminopenicillanic acid acyl-transferase: MLFCFFFFLNLISCGIRKSIHHAPDINQYSLDIPKVNKVNDSTFTYNRNYLTKNRQQLWELYIQGNPLQLGYNNGALTQNLMQKQEGIFFSKVAGFVPSKFKQKLLRGFLKWYNRKMYLNVREDYQAELYGLSRYSSDQYNFIAPRYLRSLYLHGAHDIGHALQDLAMVGCTSLAVWNENTEDGDLLIGRNFDFFVGDDFAENKLVEFVQPEQGISYMSVSWPGMIGVVSGMNKEGMTVTINAGKSKVPLTAKTPISFVTREILQYARNIDEAIAIVKKRKVFVSESILVGSANDKKAVIIEVSPDNFGVYEAPNSDRVFCANHFQSDSYKNDKRNQKHIQESHSEYRYEKLQELLQENKKLNPEKMALILRNRSGLKDRKIGFGNEKAINQLLAHHAVIFSPEKRLVWVSSNPYQLGEFVCYDLNEIFSDYRLESTELAVSQFNIEKDPFLESEDFKNYEEYKKLKVQINDVVENKKEVLTEGLIYHYQSLNPDFWMVYYQIGRYYYNRKDYQKAKIEFEKALTKEITTIPDQNNVKHYLRKSIKKVP; the protein is encoded by the coding sequence ATGTTATTCTGTTTTTTCTTTTTTCTTAATCTTATTTCTTGTGGCATCAGAAAATCTATCCATCATGCCCCTGACATAAACCAATACTCATTAGATATTCCAAAAGTCAATAAAGTCAATGATTCGACTTTCACGTATAATCGAAACTATTTAACAAAAAACAGGCAACAGCTTTGGGAATTGTATATCCAGGGAAATCCTTTACAATTAGGCTATAATAATGGAGCACTGACCCAAAATCTGATGCAGAAACAGGAAGGTATTTTCTTTTCCAAGGTGGCAGGTTTTGTTCCTTCGAAATTCAAACAAAAATTATTACGCGGTTTCCTGAAATGGTATAACAGAAAAATGTATCTGAATGTACGGGAAGATTATCAGGCTGAGTTGTACGGACTATCCCGCTACTCATCTGATCAGTATAACTTTATTGCACCAAGATATTTAAGAAGCCTATACTTGCATGGGGCTCATGATATCGGACATGCTTTACAGGATCTTGCAATGGTTGGCTGTACCTCCTTAGCGGTATGGAATGAGAATACGGAAGATGGAGATTTATTGATCGGAAGAAATTTTGATTTTTTCGTAGGTGATGATTTTGCTGAAAACAAGTTGGTTGAATTTGTGCAACCTGAGCAGGGAATTTCTTATATGTCTGTAAGTTGGCCCGGAATGATTGGGGTTGTTTCAGGAATGAATAAAGAAGGGATGACCGTCACAATTAATGCGGGGAAATCCAAAGTTCCCCTCACTGCTAAAACTCCTATTTCTTTTGTGACAAGGGAAATACTACAGTATGCAAGAAATATTGATGAGGCGATTGCCATTGTGAAAAAAAGAAAGGTTTTTGTTTCTGAATCCATTCTTGTTGGAAGCGCAAATGATAAAAAGGCAGTCATTATCGAAGTTTCACCGGATAATTTCGGAGTATATGAAGCTCCGAATTCAGACAGGGTATTTTGTGCCAATCATTTCCAGTCTGATTCTTATAAAAATGATAAAAGAAATCAGAAGCATATCCAGGAAAGTCATTCTGAATATCGGTATGAAAAATTACAGGAGCTTTTGCAGGAGAATAAAAAATTGAATCCTGAGAAGATGGCTTTAATCCTAAGGAATAGATCTGGCTTAAAAGACAGGAAAATAGGCTTTGGTAATGAAAAAGCCATTAATCAACTTCTGGCTCATCATGCTGTGATTTTTTCACCTGAAAAACGTTTGGTTTGGGTATCCTCCAACCCTTATCAGCTTGGGGAATTTGTATGTTATGATTTGAATGAAATTTTTTCTGACTACAGACTTGAAAGTACTGAACTGGCAGTGTCCCAATTCAATATTGAAAAAGATCCATTTTTAGAATCGGAGGATTTTAAAAATTATGAAGAATATAAAAAGCTGAAAGTTCAGATTAATGATGTTGTTGAGAATAAAAAAGAGGTGCTTACAGAGGGACTTATTTATCATTACCAGTCTTTAAATCCTGATTTCTGGATGGTATATTACCAGATAGGAAGATATTATTATAATCGGAAAGATTATCAAAAAGCAAAAATTGAATTTGAGAAAGCTCTTACCAAAGAGATTACAACAATACCTGATCAAAATAATGTGAAGCATTACTTGAGAAAAAGCATTAAAAAAGTACCATGA
- a CDS encoding class I lanthipeptide: MKTNKFSALQLNKKSIARLNDGQLTSVKGGNRGNQLEDNCTNGGITCSTAGSTIIIKDQVS; the protein is encoded by the coding sequence ATGAAAACAAACAAATTTTCAGCATTGCAGTTAAACAAAAAATCAATTGCAAGATTAAACGACGGTCAGTTAACTTCTGTAAAAGGAGGGAATAGAGGTAATCAATTAGAAGATAACTGTACTAACGGAGGTATCACTTGTTCAACTGCAGGATCTACCATTATCATCAAAGATCAAGTATCTTAA
- a CDS encoding class I lanthipeptide has protein sequence MKTNKFSALQLNKKSIAKLNDGQLTSVKGGNRGNQLEADCTNGGITCSTAGSTVIIKDQVS, from the coding sequence ATGAAAACAAACAAATTTTCAGCATTGCAGTTAAACAAAAAATCAATTGCAAAATTAAACGACGGTCAGTTAACTTCTGTAAAAGGAGGGAATAGAGGTAATCAATTAGAAGCAGACTGTACTAACGGAGGTATCACTTGCTCAACTGCAGGATCTACTGTTATCATCAAAGATCAAGTATCTTAA
- a CDS encoding helix-turn-helix domain-containing protein has translation MKYNYFFLLFFCNLFFAQNKSTDSLKTLGYDKLKNKFYGYYENEDTLKTKKVAEYYLQKAKKEKNNLQIAEGYILVHFNEDFPTALKYIDSLAIITKDVKGNLYPTRTYLMKGNLYFKHDYLKKALDNYVIALQYAKEQKNEKQIAYANINIAYLNSYLGKYEKAAKTFRYYLYNSNNITNETQHNQIRVSLINCYLELNKLDSANILIKEGKASTFTSKSKYSVNQYSYFTGYSYLKQKEYKLAIGELLKAYNFFSSINDNNENYALYSLGKSYDGLNDKAKAVQYFTQLDANVQKTNKTFPQLREVYTYIIDYYKSINDQEKQLYYIDRFLKVDKKLDEQFEYLSTELYQKYDTPNLLEEKERIISSLENRKIILYVSLGLLSIVLLLLSLLYYRSKKIEKKHRKIAHDLIESIEKRSLEIPENKVDIVPLQNAEKVDIEDKVTKTTPEDVTQFILKELKIFETKELFLKKGITSASLAKSIKTNTTYLSEVINTHKGKNFAGYLNDLRIDFALNRLIKDKKFRSYKLSVIAEELGYNNEQAFSLAFKKKTGTTLSIYIKEIEKTNRS, from the coding sequence ATGAAATATAATTACTTTTTTTTACTCTTTTTCTGTAATTTATTTTTCGCTCAAAATAAATCGACGGACAGTTTAAAAACATTGGGTTATGATAAGCTGAAGAATAAGTTTTATGGGTATTATGAAAATGAAGATACTCTGAAAACAAAAAAGGTTGCTGAATACTATCTGCAAAAAGCAAAAAAAGAGAAAAACAATCTTCAGATTGCGGAAGGTTATATATTAGTGCATTTTAATGAAGATTTTCCTACTGCTTTAAAATATATTGATAGTCTTGCTATTATTACCAAAGATGTAAAAGGAAATTTATATCCTACCAGGACATACTTGATGAAAGGGAATTTATATTTTAAGCATGATTATTTAAAGAAAGCATTAGACAATTATGTTATTGCTTTACAATATGCTAAAGAGCAAAAAAATGAGAAGCAGATTGCTTATGCTAATATAAATATTGCCTATTTAAATAGTTATTTGGGCAAATATGAAAAGGCTGCCAAAACATTTAGATATTACTTATATAATTCTAATAATATAACCAACGAAACCCAACATAATCAAATACGGGTAAGCCTTATTAATTGTTATCTTGAGCTTAATAAATTAGATTCCGCTAATATTTTAATTAAAGAAGGAAAGGCATCTACATTTACAAGTAAAAGCAAATATAGTGTTAATCAATATTCCTATTTTACGGGGTATTCTTATCTTAAACAGAAAGAGTACAAATTGGCTATAGGTGAGCTGTTGAAGGCCTATAACTTTTTTTCCAGTATCAATGATAATAATGAGAACTATGCACTCTATAGTTTGGGCAAATCGTATGATGGTTTGAATGACAAAGCAAAAGCAGTACAATATTTTACACAATTAGATGCTAACGTACAAAAAACGAATAAAACTTTTCCTCAATTACGAGAGGTATATACTTATATTATAGATTATTATAAAAGTATTAATGATCAGGAAAAGCAACTTTATTATATTGATCGTTTTTTAAAGGTGGATAAGAAGCTGGATGAACAATTCGAATATCTATCAACAGAATTGTACCAAAAATATGATACCCCTAATCTTTTAGAGGAAAAAGAACGGATTATCAGTAGTTTAGAAAATAGGAAAATCATTTTGTATGTTTCTCTTGGGCTGTTATCTATAGTTTTATTATTACTTTCTTTATTATACTATAGATCAAAAAAAATAGAAAAGAAACATAGAAAAATTGCTCACGATTTAATTGAATCTATTGAGAAAAGAAGTCTTGAAATACCTGAAAATAAGGTGGATATCGTTCCGCTTCAAAACGCCGAAAAAGTTGACATAGAAGATAAGGTAACGAAAACGACTCCTGAAGATGTAACACAATTTATTTTAAAAGAATTAAAGATTTTTGAAACAAAAGAACTTTTTCTAAAGAAAGGGATTACATCAGCCAGCTTAGCTAAAAGTATAAAAACCAATACTACCTATTTATCAGAGGTTATTAATACACATAAAGGAAAAAACTTTGCGGGTTATCTTAACGATCTTCGAATTGATTTTGCATTAAACAGGTTAATTAAAGACAAAAAGTTCCGGTCATACAAATTATCTGTCATTGCAGAAGAATTAGGATACAATAATGAGCAGGCATTTTCTTTGGCCTTCAAGAAAAAAACAGGTACTACACTCTCTATTTATATCAAGGAAATTGAGAAAACTAACCGATCTTAA
- a CDS encoding phytoene desaturase family protein, with protein MKKEYDILVIGSGLGGLVSAVIMAKEGLKVCVLEKNNQFGGNLQTFSRDKLIFDTGVHYLGGLSKGQNLYHYFSYLEIMNELDIHKMDEDGYDKITFDGDPIDYPHAQGYDNFILQLSKFFPDEKENLERYCEGIQYVCNHFPRYNVTGKDQYNEEILHLNTRRFIESITQDKKLQSVLLGSNFLYGGDSENTPLYVHALTVNSCIQSAYKCIKGGSQISKLLIRKLREYGAEVHKHAEVARMIFNNEDVLIGVKTKGGKEYHAKQFISNIEIRSTIQLIGEDRLKKSFLNRVLSWEPVSSCFSVYLVLKPRTIRNFNYNIYHYSSEDLVWNAYRYDKKSWPETYMLSSTPSKADHEFAESLTIISYMDFDEVATWQKTVNTVVDEHERGTQYEMFKQKKADQMIDALEKRIPDLRRSIKKVYTSSPLSYRDYIGSVEGNMYGYKKSSGTPLKTMVSPRTKIDNLFLTGQSVNMHGILGCTIGAFNTCAEILGKELIEERLTQMIKNNDEGK; from the coding sequence TTGAAAAAAGAATATGACATACTTGTAATCGGCAGTGGATTAGGAGGCCTTGTTTCTGCTGTGATTATGGCGAAAGAAGGTCTAAAGGTATGTGTTCTGGAGAAAAATAATCAGTTTGGAGGGAATCTCCAGACTTTTTCCCGTGATAAGCTTATTTTTGATACCGGAGTTCATTATCTGGGTGGACTGTCAAAGGGGCAAAATCTTTATCATTACTTTTCTTATCTGGAAATAATGAATGAACTGGATATTCATAAAATGGATGAAGATGGATATGATAAGATTACTTTTGATGGTGATCCGATAGATTATCCCCATGCACAGGGCTACGATAACTTTATACTTCAATTGTCAAAGTTTTTTCCGGATGAAAAAGAAAACCTCGAAAGGTATTGCGAGGGTATACAGTACGTATGTAACCATTTTCCCAGATACAATGTAACCGGAAAAGATCAGTACAATGAAGAGATTCTTCATCTCAATACCCGTAGGTTCATTGAATCCATTACTCAGGATAAAAAGCTTCAGTCTGTTTTATTAGGTTCCAATTTTCTCTACGGAGGAGATTCTGAAAATACACCTCTTTATGTCCATGCGCTTACCGTCAATTCTTGTATCCAAAGTGCTTATAAATGTATAAAAGGGGGAAGTCAGATCTCTAAGCTGCTGATCCGTAAATTAAGGGAATATGGGGCAGAAGTTCATAAACATGCTGAGGTTGCCAGAATGATTTTTAATAATGAGGATGTGTTGATTGGTGTAAAAACCAAAGGCGGAAAAGAGTATCATGCAAAACAGTTTATTTCCAATATTGAAATCCGTTCAACAATTCAGCTGATAGGAGAGGACAGATTAAAAAAGTCATTTCTTAACCGGGTTTTAAGCTGGGAACCTGTTTCTTCATGTTTCAGTGTTTATCTCGTTTTAAAACCGAGAACAATTCGCAATTTTAATTACAATATCTATCATTATTCCTCAGAAGATCTCGTATGGAATGCATATCGCTATGACAAAAAATCCTGGCCTGAAACTTATATGCTTTCTTCAACTCCTTCAAAAGCTGATCATGAATTTGCAGAAAGTTTGACAATTATCTCATATATGGATTTTGATGAGGTAGCAACATGGCAGAAAACAGTCAATACAGTTGTAGATGAACATGAGAGAGGAACGCAGTACGAGATGTTTAAGCAAAAGAAGGCAGATCAGATGATTGATGCTTTAGAAAAAAGAATACCGGATTTAAGACGATCAATTAAAAAAGTTTATACTTCTTCACCGCTGTCTTATCGTGATTATATAGGAAGTGTCGAAGGGAATATGTATGGCTATAAAAAAAGCTCAGGTACGCCTCTGAAGACTATGGTGTCGCCACGAACAAAGATTGATAATCTATTTTTAACCGGTCAATCTGTCAATATGCACGGAATTTTAGGATGTACCATCGGTGCTTTTAATACCTGTGCTGAAATTTTAGGAAAAGAATTGATTGAGGAGCGACTGACACAAATGATTAAAAATAATGATGAAGGGAAATAA
- a CDS encoding prolyl oligopeptidase family serine peptidase, giving the protein MKLRIFIITCLLSIFINAQKTNSAISTPVAEEYFGTKVVDDYRNLENLDDPQTINWMKSQTAYTNSVLDLIPKKNYYLEKRLELDKRQGYSVSNLNITSNNKYFYLKKKGDEKAYKLYYRDTFSGKEELLYDPVMYKKSNGESHAFVINYISPSWDGNKIAISMSEKGNELANLIIMDVKTKYIHPEVITNTAPAGFDGIKWIDDNSGFLYVAFSTTDPKSKDFYKNTRTVLYKIGTDPKDAIDVFSAKNNPDLNIADNQYPMILSFNLDQQYYIGMIVDYQSYRKTYMIKKKDLLEGKKNWEPLSDPGDKAKSFDALKNEVVFLSGYNSSFNRLCKTNITHPDFKNSEVLVSEKKDEIIKNYEITNDGIYYTTTKNGVEAKLYLYKNGKDISIELPFPSGNVSLESIGTHFSDIWITCSGWANEEQRFKYDIKTNTFKPENLTPITEYPEFKDVVVNEINVKVRDGESVPVSLIYNKNLKKDGKNMMLIDSYGSYGVSYTPFFAKMYLLWVNQGGMVAVAHVRGGGEKGEQWRLAGRKETKPNTWRDLIDCTEYLINEKYTSKDKVAIWGASAGGITVGRAMTEKPDLFKAVVAEVGSLNTIREEATPNGQPKEFGSVKDPKEFKALLEMDAYHHITKGVKYPATFITGGINDQRVTVWEPVKFAAKLMAADSSNNPILLKIDFEGGHAGNVPVAQRYANLGDMFAFAFWQLGHPDYQPKENVKK; this is encoded by the coding sequence ATGAAATTAAGAATATTTATTATTACCTGTTTATTATCTATATTCATCAATGCTCAAAAAACGAATTCAGCTATTTCAACACCTGTTGCTGAAGAGTACTTTGGAACTAAAGTAGTAGATGACTATAGAAACTTAGAAAATCTAGATGATCCCCAGACTATTAATTGGATGAAGTCTCAGACTGCATACACTAATTCTGTTCTTGATCTCATTCCTAAAAAAAATTATTATTTAGAGAAAAGATTAGAACTTGATAAAAGACAGGGATATTCTGTTTCTAACCTGAATATAACAAGTAATAATAAATATTTTTACTTAAAGAAAAAAGGAGATGAAAAAGCATACAAACTCTATTACCGTGATACATTTTCCGGAAAGGAAGAATTGCTTTATGATCCCGTTATGTATAAAAAGAGCAATGGAGAAAGCCATGCTTTTGTTATCAATTACATAAGTCCAAGCTGGGACGGAAATAAAATTGCTATTTCTATGTCTGAAAAGGGCAATGAACTGGCAAATCTAATTATCATGGATGTCAAAACAAAATATATTCATCCTGAAGTCATTACAAATACAGCACCCGCCGGTTTCGACGGAATAAAATGGATTGACGATAATAGTGGCTTTTTATATGTCGCTTTTTCTACAACAGATCCTAAGTCTAAGGATTTTTATAAAAATACACGAACCGTATTATACAAAATAGGTACAGATCCAAAGGATGCAATAGATGTTTTTTCTGCTAAAAATAATCCAGATCTAAACATTGCGGATAATCAGTACCCTATGATTTTAAGCTTTAATTTAGATCAGCAATATTATATAGGAATGATAGTAGATTATCAATCCTATAGAAAAACATATATGATCAAGAAGAAAGATTTACTGGAGGGTAAAAAAAACTGGGAGCCCTTATCTGACCCAGGTGATAAAGCAAAAAGTTTTGATGCATTGAAAAATGAGGTTGTTTTCCTTTCGGGTTACAATTCTTCTTTTAATAGATTATGCAAAACAAATATTACTCATCCGGATTTTAAAAATTCAGAAGTTTTAGTTTCTGAGAAAAAAGATGAAATTATTAAAAATTATGAAATAACAAATGATGGTATTTATTATACCACTACCAAAAACGGAGTAGAAGCTAAATTATATCTGTATAAAAACGGAAAAGACATTTCTATTGAACTTCCTTTTCCTTCAGGAAATGTTAGTTTAGAATCCATAGGAACTCATTTTTCTGACATCTGGATAACGTGTTCCGGTTGGGCAAATGAAGAACAGCGTTTTAAATACGATATTAAAACCAATACCTTTAAACCAGAGAATCTTACTCCTATTACAGAATACCCTGAATTCAAAGATGTGGTAGTCAATGAGATTAATGTAAAAGTAAGGGATGGAGAAAGCGTTCCGGTATCTTTAATCTACAATAAAAACCTCAAAAAAGATGGTAAGAACATGATGCTCATTGATAGTTACGGGTCTTACGGGGTATCCTATACTCCCTTTTTTGCAAAAATGTATTTATTATGGGTTAATCAGGGAGGAATGGTTGCCGTAGCTCATGTGAGAGGAGGCGGAGAAAAAGGAGAACAATGGCGCTTAGCAGGTCGTAAAGAAACAAAACCCAATACCTGGAGAGATTTAATTGATTGTACAGAATATCTAATTAATGAAAAGTATACTTCAAAAGATAAAGTAGCTATTTGGGGAGCAAGTGCAGGAGGAATCACTGTGGGTAGAGCGATGACTGAAAAACCAGATTTATTTAAAGCAGTTGTTGCAGAAGTAGGATCGTTAAATACGATTAGAGAAGAAGCTACTCCTAATGGGCAACCTAAAGAATTCGGGAGTGTAAAAGACCCAAAAGAATTTAAAGCTTTATTAGAAATGGATGCCTACCACCATATTACAAAAGGGGTAAAATATCCTGCTACATTTATAACCGGAGGAATAAATGACCAGAGGGTTACTGTATGGGAACCTGTAAAATTTGCTGCTAAATTGATGGCTGCTGATTCTTCCAATAATCCTATACTATTAAAAATAGATTTTGAAGGAGGACATGCAGGAAATGTTCCTGTTGCCCAACGATACGCTAACTTAGGAGACATGTTCGCATTTGCATTTTGGCAGTTGGGTCACCCGGACTATCAGCCCAAAGAAAATGTAAAAAAGTAA